The following are from one region of the Methanospirillum hungatei genome:
- a CDS encoding response regulator, with amino-acid sequence MNVLVIDDQYINRYLLEKLLIGYGFSVISAVDGVEALEKLKEGPVDLIISDILLPRMDGFQLCREVKTNPDYAQIPFIFYTAAYTEQKDREFAESLGADRFIVKPTDPAEFINIIRDFVKNIPQEEIAVPKTIVLGENEYLSEHNKRLIHQLEKKLTELEEMNKSLRISEKRYKNLFDNANDAIILHEITPTGEFGRILEANGVTSALLGYSHDELLSKNMTDIDNAKSSEYYQELMATLLERKHQTFEAEHLTKFGKIVPVEISAHLFEENGTRFCLVICRDITYRKAAIKELHQAFTQINENLHHIAVIGDQIRNPLSVIMSCCEECESGYKNKVATAVNDIDSFIRKLDIRMIESEKVRNVLSGSQGKHTMGSIQDLNDRV; translated from the coding sequence ATGAATGTACTGGTTATTGATGATCAATATATAAACCGATATCTTCTCGAAAAACTTCTTATCGGATATGGATTTTCTGTAATATCAGCAGTTGACGGAGTAGAAGCACTTGAAAAGCTGAAAGAAGGACCAGTTGATCTCATCATTTCTGATATCCTCCTCCCAAGGATGGACGGATTTCAACTCTGCAGAGAAGTGAAGACGAATCCTGACTATGCACAAATTCCATTTATATTCTACACTGCAGCCTATACTGAGCAGAAAGATCGTGAATTTGCAGAAAGCCTTGGAGCGGATCGGTTTATCGTAAAACCAACCGATCCGGCAGAATTTATCAACATAATCCGTGACTTTGTAAAAAATATCCCGCAAGAAGAGATTGCTGTCCCCAAAACAATCGTACTTGGTGAAAACGAATATCTCTCCGAACATAATAAACGCCTCATTCATCAGCTTGAAAAGAAACTTACTGAACTTGAAGAAATGAATAAATCCCTTCGAATATCAGAGAAAAGATATAAAAATCTCTTTGATAATGCAAACGATGCAATCATCCTGCATGAAATTACTCCAACCGGTGAGTTTGGTCGTATACTAGAAGCAAACGGAGTTACATCAGCTCTTCTTGGGTACTCACATGATGAGCTTCTTAGTAAAAATATGACTGATATCGATAATGCGAAGAGTTCTGAATATTACCAGGAGCTTATGGCAACCCTTCTTGAGAGAAAGCATCAGACATTCGAAGCGGAACATCTGACAAAATTTGGAAAAATTGTCCCTGTTGAGATAAGTGCCCATCTCTTTGAAGAGAACGGAACACGATTCTGTCTGGTTATCTGTCGGGATATTACGTACAGAAAAGCGGCAATAAAAGAATTACACCAGGCTTTTACCCAGATAAATGAGAATCTTCACCATATTGCAGTTATCGGAGACCAGATACGAAATCCTTTATCGGTTATTATGTCATGTTGCGAAGAGTGTGAGAGTGGATATAAGAATAAAGTCGCGACTGCGGTAAACGATATTGATTCATTCATCCGGAAACTTGACATCCGTATGATTGAATCTGAAAAGGTCAGAAACGTGCTCTCAGGATCTCAGGGAAAACATACAATGGGGAGTATTCAAGATCTGAATGACCGGGTTTAA
- a CDS encoding AAA family ATPase, which produces MQRRIPYGIINYQEVIQKQAYLVDKTPYIQKLEFIQNPVFLRPRRFGKSLFCSMLQYYYDLSYLDEFSTLFGSTWIGAHPTPSHNQYIVLKLDFSVVRVDDSSKTIEESFNKHCNTRLRTIQQNYPIFGEGLEKISLDIAASDNLDTWLNYLLMSGGPQVYVIIDEYDNFANQLITNYQDRIYEELTAGDSYLRTFFKVLKQGRQTGAIANIFITGVLPITIDDLASGYNIGTFLTLDPEFEHMVGFTPDEVVHLLDNIYQDYGFDTATKPMVMEVIKSQYDGYHLATADGMALFNPTMLMFFLRQFCLNGTIPNQLTDLNIRTDLGWVKWITGMQSEDTETFIRDLTLHDTVPYDEDFLVTKFNMSQFFQKSYYPISFFYLGLLTRKDEFSLSIPNLNIRKIITEYLNELYHIDVSTRYEDAMRRFVQHPDLPRLFADYWQLYVSQLPEAIFTHIQENFYRTTFYELCSRYLSKWFTWNVERSYPGGRTDLEFVGKYNEKFAHLRILIEFKYISNTNFQSYHCPIENFPLKQKDTLQKTGYARDPIREYPEATLKNTLFIVLEITGFESMICIPHRKIRFILKLLLPELPLWNQNLKPGSQTWLSGL; this is translated from the coding sequence ATGCAGCGGAGGATTCCGTATGGTATTATTAACTACCAGGAAGTAATTCAAAAGCAGGCTTATCTGGTTGATAAAACGCCATATATTCAAAAACTTGAATTCATTCAAAATCCGGTTTTCCTCAGGCCAAGAAGATTTGGAAAATCACTCTTCTGCTCTATGCTCCAGTATTATTATGATCTCTCCTACCTGGATGAATTTTCTACTCTGTTTGGATCTACCTGGATCGGTGCCCATCCTACTCCATCACATAACCAGTACATTGTTTTGAAGTTAGACTTTTCTGTTGTTCGGGTAGATGATTCGAGTAAAACTATAGAAGAATCCTTCAATAAACACTGTAATACCCGATTGCGTACGATTCAACAAAATTATCCAATATTTGGTGAAGGATTGGAAAAGATATCACTTGATATAGCTGCATCGGATAATCTTGATACCTGGTTGAATTATCTTCTTATGAGCGGTGGTCCCCAGGTTTATGTAATTATTGATGAATATGATAATTTTGCAAATCAATTAATAACAAATTACCAGGACCGGATATACGAAGAACTCACCGCTGGAGATAGTTACCTGAGAACCTTTTTTAAAGTACTGAAACAGGGAAGACAAACAGGAGCAATCGCAAATATATTCATCACCGGGGTTCTTCCAATTACTATTGACGATCTTGCATCAGGATATAATATCGGCACATTTCTGACACTTGATCCTGAATTCGAACATATGGTGGGTTTTACCCCGGATGAAGTTGTTCATCTCCTGGATAATATTTACCAGGATTATGGATTTGATACTGCTACAAAACCGATGGTTATGGAAGTTATAAAAAGCCAGTATGATGGATATCATCTGGCTACTGCCGATGGGATGGCATTATTTAATCCCACAATGCTGATGTTTTTTCTCAGACAATTTTGTTTGAACGGGACAATCCCGAATCAACTCACAGATTTGAATATCAGAACGGATCTGGGGTGGGTAAAATGGATAACCGGGATGCAGTCAGAAGATACCGAAACCTTCATCCGGGATTTAACCCTCCATGATACTGTGCCATATGATGAGGATTTTCTTGTAACGAAATTTAATATGTCTCAGTTTTTCCAAAAAAGTTATTATCCGATTTCATTTTTCTATCTGGGTCTATTAACAAGGAAGGATGAGTTTTCTTTAAGTATCCCAAACCTGAATATCCGAAAGATCATTACTGAGTATCTGAATGAACTCTACCATATTGATGTCTCAACACGATATGAAGATGCGATGAGACGGTTCGTTCAACACCCGGATCTTCCCAGGCTTTTTGCAGATTACTGGCAGTTATATGTCTCCCAACTACCTGAAGCGATCTTCACACATATACAGGAAAATTTCTATCGGACAACTTTTTATGAGCTCTGTAGCAGGTACTTATCGAAGTGGTTTACCTGGAATGTTGAGCGTTCATATCCGGGGGGAAGAACAGATCTTGAGTTTGTGGGGAAATATAATGAAAAATTTGCACATCTTCGAATATTAATTGAGTTCAAGTATATCTCGAATACAAATTTTCAATCCTATCACTGTCCAATTGAAAACTTTCCTCTCAAGCAGAAAGATACACTCCAGAAAACCGGGTATGCCCGAGATCCTATCAGGGAATATCCTGAAGCTACTTTAAAAAATACGTTATTTATTGTATTGGAAATCACGGGTTTCGAATCTATGATCTGCATTCCACATAGAAAAATCCGTTTCATATTGAAATTACTTCTTCCTGAACTTCCCCTTTGGAACCAGAATCTCAAACCTGGCTCCCAAACCTGGTTGTCCGGTCTCTGA
- a CDS encoding response regulator — MGKKILVIEDNEQNMYLMHFLLESNGYTVIEALNGQVGIQKAIDEHPDVILLDIQLPEMDGYQIAKILRKTPDIDTIPIIAVTSYAMAGDREKILTAGATDYIEKPINPATFVDEIKIHLKE, encoded by the coding sequence ATGGGGAAAAAAATTCTGGTTATTGAAGATAATGAGCAAAATATGTACCTTATGCATTTTCTGCTTGAATCAAACGGATATACCGTGATTGAGGCATTAAATGGGCAGGTTGGAATACAAAAAGCGATCGACGAACACCCGGATGTCATTCTCCTTGATATACAACTGCCAGAGATGGATGGGTATCAGATTGCAAAGATTCTCAGAAAAACTCCTGATATTGATACAATCCCAATTATTGCCGTTACTTCATATGCCATGGCAGGTGACCGGGAAAAGATACTGACAGCTGGTGCTACAGATTACATTGAGAAACCAATTAATCCGGCTACCTTTGTAGACGAGATAAAAATTCACTTGAAGGAATAG
- a CDS encoding PAS domain S-box protein produces MSIDLSFVKKPHFYTIAGIILIFFIIILTGYLEILDQQKIAEQEIHSELTTIAELKAASISDWFFERKSDAEVSMKNQMLFGYLSNLKNPGRFDITRAGLIEWLFSLVTSYHYQGAVLLNETGDVVLTVPDDASISTFSKNETFFKALNSANPVFTDLFLDPETGKRTMEFWIPIRARTGDPAIGVLVLEMNPEQYLYPMIQSWPKSTKTAESLILRQVGNEVLFLNDLRHIQNAGLNLQIPLENENVPAVMAVKGIRGIVKGNDYRSVPVVASITDINGTPWFIVAKIDQDEIYTPFKQFSFFIIGLMLLLIIIASLVFIAFYKIRENNYIRQELDQKQHELFLSDRIRLLMEQANDAIFILDTDWHILDVNDRAVVMYGYSPEEFQKRRLFDLHSAISREKLTNEKEYLIQTKTRVVETEHQKKDGTVFPVENSIRLIEYQGKIFWQVIVRDITTRKAYETELLEKNVELQSMNEELHASNEELATQQDELRVQMERISASEHALQEVRERLYEAQRVAHIGTWEYDVDANTLWATDEGFRIFRMEPTPDGFVDLETFLSCVPHRDQVMKKMADLMEHKIPYNIETTIIPVDGSPERIVVSTGNIRQGSGTSSEKIVGIIQDITDKRKLEEDIRKTNEKISAFFDSPIIGIIIGDIHGTISLANSEYLRIIGYSEDDLHSGRIKWNEITPVEFSALDEYAITVAKERGSCTPFEKQYIRSDGTRIWVLVGFVLLGQEREEAVAFILDISNQKRIEEELQTLNQTLEEKVTERTDQIKFVNEELLSEVQERVSAEKHLQEILSILSATIESTPDGLLVIHNSHIVSVFNHIFQQIWNIENYEIQGMHEQELFYILSDQVSDSDAFFDTIRKVEKNPDIETSDIITLKDNRIIERYSKPQHIGYTIAGRVWSFRDITERKRMEETIEKSLREKEILLKEIHHRVKNNMQVVSSLLYMQSRIATDQKIKELMVESQNRVKSIALVHEELYQSSDLERIDYSSYLRKITRNIFESYKETSSRVTLKLPDTPVYIPISKAVPCSLVVNELISNSLKHAFPDMREGSISIDFVLENGMYILNYADDGIGMPETELHLIPKTLGMELIHGLVKQLNGTITRTVENGTSYEIRFSD; encoded by the coding sequence ATGTCCATAGACCTGTCATTCGTAAAAAAACCACATTTTTATACAATCGCAGGAATTATTCTCATATTTTTTATCATTATACTTACAGGCTATTTAGAAATCCTGGACCAACAGAAGATTGCAGAACAGGAGATTCACTCCGAACTTACTACTATAGCAGAACTGAAAGCAGCATCCATTTCTGACTGGTTCTTTGAGCGAAAATCAGATGCTGAAGTTTCGATGAAAAACCAGATGCTCTTTGGATATCTGAGTAATCTCAAAAACCCTGGAAGGTTTGATATTACAAGAGCCGGTCTTATTGAGTGGCTTTTTAGTCTAGTAACAAGTTATCATTATCAGGGTGCTGTTCTCCTGAATGAAACGGGAGATGTGGTGCTTACTGTCCCGGATGATGCATCAATCAGCACATTTAGTAAGAATGAAACGTTTTTTAAAGCACTGAATTCTGCAAACCCTGTTTTTACTGATCTCTTTTTAGATCCAGAAACCGGGAAGAGAACAATGGAATTCTGGATTCCTATACGGGCAAGAACAGGTGATCCAGCAATAGGGGTCCTGGTTCTTGAGATGAATCCTGAACAATACCTCTATCCCATGATTCAATCATGGCCGAAATCTACAAAAACTGCAGAGTCACTGATTCTCCGGCAGGTTGGGAATGAGGTTCTATTTTTAAATGATCTCAGGCATATTCAGAATGCCGGTCTTAATCTTCAAATTCCATTGGAAAATGAAAATGTTCCGGCTGTAATGGCAGTGAAAGGAATCCGGGGAATTGTCAAAGGGAATGACTATCGGAGTGTGCCGGTTGTAGCATCCATTACAGATATTAACGGAACACCATGGTTTATTGTTGCAAAAATAGATCAGGATGAAATATATACTCCGTTCAAACAATTTTCATTTTTTATAATTGGCCTCATGCTCCTTTTAATCATTATTGCATCTCTTGTCTTTATTGCCTTCTATAAAATCCGGGAAAATAACTACATTCGCCAGGAACTCGACCAAAAACAGCATGAACTTTTCCTTTCTGATCGGATACGCCTTCTTATGGAGCAGGCGAATGATGCAATCTTCATACTGGATACTGATTGGCACATTCTTGATGTCAATGACCGTGCGGTTGTGATGTACGGATATAGTCCTGAAGAGTTTCAGAAAAGAAGATTGTTTGATCTCCATTCTGCAATATCACGAGAAAAACTAACAAATGAAAAAGAATACCTGATTCAAACAAAAACTCGTGTAGTTGAGACTGAGCATCAGAAAAAAGACGGAACGGTTTTTCCAGTCGAAAATAGCATCCGGCTAATTGAATATCAGGGTAAGATATTTTGGCAGGTGATTGTTCGGGATATTACTACCCGGAAAGCCTATGAGACTGAACTCCTGGAAAAAAATGTAGAACTTCAGTCAATGAATGAGGAGCTACATGCCTCAAATGAAGAGTTAGCAACTCAGCAGGATGAACTTCGGGTTCAGATGGAGAGAATATCTGCATCGGAGCATGCACTTCAGGAGGTTCGGGAACGGTTATATGAAGCACAACGAGTTGCTCATATTGGTACATGGGAGTATGATGTTGATGCGAACACGTTATGGGCGACGGATGAAGGCTTTCGAATTTTCCGAATGGAGCCAACACCTGATGGATTTGTAGACCTCGAGACTTTTTTGAGTTGTGTTCCTCATCGCGATCAGGTTATGAAAAAAATGGCTGATCTGATGGAGCATAAGATCCCATATAATATTGAAACGACCATCATCCCTGTTGATGGTTCACCAGAACGGATTGTTGTCTCGACCGGAAATATCCGACAGGGATCAGGTACCAGTTCGGAAAAAATTGTTGGCATCATTCAGGACATTACCGACAAAAGAAAACTTGAAGAAGATATCAGAAAGACGAATGAAAAGATATCTGCATTTTTTGATTCGCCAATTATTGGTATCATTATTGGGGATATACATGGTACTATCTCCCTTGCGAATTCTGAATATCTCCGGATCATTGGGTATTCAGAAGATGATCTCCATTCAGGCAGAATAAAATGGAATGAAATAACTCCTGTTGAATTTTCCGCTCTTGATGAATATGCTATTACAGTAGCAAAAGAACGTGGTAGTTGTACTCCGTTTGAAAAACAGTATATCAGGTCTGATGGGACCAGAATCTGGGTTCTTGTTGGATTTGTGCTGCTGGGGCAGGAGCGGGAAGAAGCAGTTGCATTTATCCTTGATATTTCAAACCAAAAAAGAATTGAAGAAGAGTTGCAAACCCTCAACCAGACTCTTGAGGAAAAGGTAACTGAACGGACTGATCAGATAAAATTTGTGAATGAAGAACTTCTTTCAGAAGTGCAGGAGCGAGTATCTGCTGAAAAACATTTACAAGAGATCCTTTCTATTCTCTCTGCCACGATTGAATCGACTCCTGACGGACTGCTTGTAATTCATAACTCTCACATTGTGTCTGTTTTTAATCATATCTTTCAACAAATTTGGAATATTGAAAATTATGAGATACAGGGGATGCATGAACAGGAACTCTTTTATATCCTTTCAGATCAGGTTTCAGACTCAGATGCATTTTTCGATACTATCAGAAAGGTTGAAAAAAACCCTGACATTGAAACGAGTGATATCATCACCCTTAAAGATAACCGGATTATTGAGCGATATTCAAAACCACAGCATATCGGGTATACTATCGCTGGAAGAGTCTGGAGTTTTCGAGATATTACCGAACGAAAGCGAATGGAAGAGACTATTGAGAAATCTCTTCGCGAAAAGGAAATTTTACTGAAGGAGATCCATCACCGGGTAAAAAACAATATGCAGGTAGTCTCAAGTCTGCTTTACATGCAGTCCCGGATTGCGACAGATCAGAAGATAAAAGAACTCATGGTTGAAAGTCAGAACCGGGTCAAGTCCATTGCTCTTGTCCATGAAGAACTCTATCAGTCATCAGATCTCGAACGAATTGATTACTCATCATACCTTCGAAAGATTACCCGTAACATCTTTGAGTCCTATAAAGAGACCAGTAGCAGGGTAACACTGAAACTTCCTGATACTCCGGTATATATCCCCATTTCAAAAGCAGTTCCCTGCAGCCTGGTTGTAAATGAGCTGATATCCAACTCTTTGAAACATGCTTTCCCGGATATGCGGGAAGGTTCGATATCTATAGATTTTGTTCTTGAAAATGGGATGTATATCCTGAATTATGCTGATGATGGTATAGGAATGCCAGAGACAGAGTTACATCTTATACCAAAAACTCTTGGTATGGAGCTTATCCATGGGCTTGTTAAACAACTCAACGGGACTATTACCCGGACAGTAGAAAATGGGACATCGTATGAAATTAGATTTAGTGACTAA
- a CDS encoding hybrid sensor histidine kinase/response regulator, with protein MKLRTRVLLLYLCIITLVLVCIGVIMPSSLHDKNLETTLKDSQNQLKHIDFALSTYIMEVEQDISELLMHKNVIDPDDTGFTNFVNVSEETFRYSIGDREAAIISVLNAFRLTHPAVNSVYMGRESGTFVRSHPRARPTNYDPRTRPWYILAKEHPDQVMRTEPYQSITSPDVNIGIVKAITYPNGTVYGVLGADVTLVNLTDYISSIDVGDSGQIMLVSKSGMILASKDASLQFTNISDIVGERQADYLLNEQKGMITLQSSYLIFYTSEMLGWKLLITIPFSQFETEIRESIYFILVFVIIALILLSVITLIILDQTIIRPLSKLTEITKKISETGDVSHPVDLNTKGEIGDLAHSFSLMIQTIKEQEGQKKKAFEEVSSYRDRLEDLVRERTLQLEKTNQELIIARDHAEAADQLKSAFLATMSHELRTPLNSIIGFTGILLQGLAGPLNQEQDKQLTMVQQSARHLLALINDVLDISKIEAGELNISKGTVHVNQCIESVLTTLKKSAEDKGLHLISDLGPEIGIIIGDQRRIEQILINLINNAIKFTDNGTVTVTSRREGDSIRISVSDTGIGISKEQMEKLFRPFHQIDTGTTRKHEGTGLGLSISKKLVELHGGTISVTSTEGIGSEFIIHMPSGEE; from the coding sequence ATGAAACTCCGAACCCGGGTTCTTCTCTTATACTTATGTATAATCACTCTTGTCCTGGTCTGTATCGGAGTAATCATGCCTTCATCATTGCATGATAAGAATCTAGAGACTACGTTAAAAGATTCACAAAACCAGCTGAAACACATTGATTTTGCATTATCTACCTATATCATGGAGGTGGAACAGGACATTTCAGAACTCCTCATGCATAAAAATGTCATAGATCCTGATGATACCGGATTTACCAATTTTGTTAATGTCTCAGAGGAGACATTCCGGTATTCAATCGGTGATCGTGAAGCAGCAATCATATCTGTCCTGAATGCATTCCGTCTGACTCATCCGGCGGTCAATTCCGTGTATATGGGCAGGGAATCAGGGACATTTGTGAGATCTCATCCCCGTGCCAGACCGACGAACTATGATCCACGGACAAGACCCTGGTATATCCTTGCCAAAGAACATCCTGATCAGGTGATGAGAACCGAGCCGTACCAGTCTATTACTTCTCCGGATGTAAATATCGGAATCGTGAAAGCCATCACCTATCCTAACGGAACGGTTTATGGAGTGCTGGGAGCAGACGTAACCCTCGTAAATCTGACGGATTATATTTCATCAATTGATGTCGGAGACTCAGGCCAGATAATGCTGGTCAGTAAAAGCGGAATGATTCTTGCATCCAAAGATGCATCACTTCAGTTTACAAATATTTCAGATATTGTAGGGGAGCGTCAGGCAGATTACCTGTTAAACGAACAGAAGGGAATGATTACCCTTCAATCATCATATCTTATATTTTACACGTCTGAAATGCTTGGATGGAAACTCCTTATTACTATACCTTTTTCACAATTTGAAACAGAAATCAGAGAGTCAATATATTTTATCCTGGTATTTGTCATCATTGCCCTTATCCTTCTTAGTGTTATTACTCTCATTATTCTGGATCAGACCATAATCAGGCCATTATCGAAACTTACAGAGATCACAAAAAAAATATCTGAAACCGGGGATGTAAGCCACCCGGTTGATCTGAATACCAAAGGAGAGATAGGTGACCTGGCTCATTCCTTTTCACTTATGATTCAAACCATCAAAGAGCAGGAGGGCCAGAAAAAGAAAGCTTTTGAAGAGGTATCATCCTATCGGGACCGTCTGGAAGACCTGGTCAGGGAGAGAACCCTCCAGCTAGAAAAAACAAACCAGGAACTTATTATTGCACGGGATCATGCTGAAGCAGCTGATCAGCTCAAATCGGCATTCCTGGCAACCATGTCTCACGAACTTCGGACTCCGCTCAATTCAATCATCGGTTTTACCGGTATTTTATTGCAGGGTCTTGCTGGTCCGCTCAATCAAGAGCAGGATAAACAACTCACCATGGTCCAGCAGAGTGCCAGACATTTACTTGCACTCATTAACGATGTCCTAGATATATCTAAGATTGAAGCAGGTGAGCTAAATATTTCAAAGGGCACCGTTCACGTCAACCAGTGCATAGAATCAGTCCTAACAACCCTGAAAAAAAGTGCCGAAGACAAAGGGCTTCACCTTATTTCAGACCTGGGACCTGAAATAGGCATTATCATCGGTGACCAGAGAAGAATTGAACAAATTCTCATCAATCTCATAAATAATGCAATTAAATTTACCGACAATGGGACGGTGACTGTGACCAGCAGACGAGAAGGAGATTCCATCAGAATTTCTGTATCAGATACCGGTATCGGGATCTCAAAAGAGCAGATGGAAAAATTATTCAGGCCATTTCATCAGATTGATACCGGGACAACCAGGAAACATGAAGGTACGGGATTAGGGCTTTCAATCAGCAAAAAATTAGTGGAACTTCATGGAGGCACTATTTCAGTTACCAGTACAGAAGGAATAGGAAGTGAATTTATCATACATATGCCATCAGGAGAGGAGTAA
- a CDS encoding PAS domain S-box protein, producing MCHILYLDDERIILDLGREYLETELGCKVDTTTSPDEAIALFTQNDYDCIISDYMMPDLSGVEFLKIVREKNSKIPFVFFTGKAELNVAIDAVNLGADFFLQKDPDPLLRLFELSRFITQSTTRYRKEIELEKREQLFRTVADYTYDWEYWTGIDGRFIYTSPSCERITGYSAQEFYNNPDLLISIIDPEDREIWKNHIIESEADNHPYSLDIRVIHKKGTTIWINHLCSAIYDEQGQFLGRRGSNRDITEKKLAEVEICESEKALKTIFDNQQAMMIIDASNHTIVRANQEALNLIGLPENDVIGKECHTFICPEGRGKCPIHDLNQEIDHAERILISHTRGEIPVIKTVKPVTIHGKEYLLESFSDISKLKEYHKKIELISYENQVILDHMPAMVWYKDTKNGIIRVNQSAATTVGLPIEEIEGKNAYDLFPDFADKYYADDLEVITSKEPKRGIVEVLTLLNGEHLWVQSDKIPLFDTQGDVISLLIFVVDITNLKNTQDALKIANNKLHLLSDITRHDILNQIQALLFYIEGLRSTTEDPQAQTNISKILASVENIERQIKFTRDYQDIGIREPMWQDIQMTIMKAVRPLKLDPITVIIEMSEMLVYADPLLEKVFYNLAENARRYGEKITKISFTDTFINDSYVIVCEDDGVGIPTEYKKAIFKREYFRNTGFGLNLSQEILGITELTISETGQPGLGARFEILVPKGKFRKK from the coding sequence ATGTGTCACATTTTATACCTTGATGATGAACGTATCATTCTTGATTTGGGGAGAGAATACCTGGAGACAGAGCTTGGTTGCAAAGTTGATACAACCACTTCGCCTGATGAAGCAATTGCCTTGTTTACTCAAAACGATTACGATTGCATCATTTCTGATTATATGATGCCTGATTTGTCTGGTGTAGAGTTTCTAAAAATTGTCAGAGAAAAAAATTCGAAGATCCCATTTGTTTTTTTCACTGGAAAAGCAGAACTGAATGTTGCAATTGATGCAGTAAATCTTGGGGCCGACTTTTTCCTACAAAAAGATCCAGACCCATTACTCAGGTTATTTGAACTCAGCCGGTTTATCACTCAAAGTACAACCAGGTACAGAAAAGAGATTGAATTAGAAAAACGTGAACAATTATTTCGCACGGTTGCTGATTATACCTATGACTGGGAGTACTGGACCGGTATAGATGGCCGGTTCATTTACACCTCTCCATCATGTGAGCGGATAACCGGGTATTCTGCCCAGGAATTTTATAACAATCCTGATCTCCTCATCTCGATCATTGATCCAGAAGATCGGGAAATCTGGAAGAACCATATCATAGAAAGTGAAGCAGATAATCACCCATACTCATTGGATATCCGGGTAATCCATAAAAAAGGGACAACCATCTGGATAAACCATCTCTGTTCTGCGATTTATGATGAACAGGGACAATTCCTTGGCAGAAGGGGAAGTAATCGTGATATTACCGAGAAAAAACTAGCTGAGGTGGAAATCTGTGAAAGTGAAAAAGCATTGAAGACAATCTTTGACAATCAGCAGGCAATGATGATTATCGATGCCAGTAATCATACGATTGTCAGGGCAAATCAGGAGGCATTAAACCTTATCGGCCTTCCTGAAAACGATGTGATTGGAAAAGAGTGCCATACATTTATTTGTCCGGAAGGACGGGGGAAATGTCCGATTCATGATTTGAACCAGGAGATTGACCATGCTGAGCGAATCCTTATCAGTCATACCCGCGGAGAGATCCCGGTAATCAAAACGGTTAAACCGGTAACCATCCATGGAAAGGAGTATCTCCTCGAGAGTTTTTCAGACATATCAAAATTAAAAGAATACCATAAAAAAATCGAACTGATAAGTTATGAAAACCAGGTAATTCTTGACCATATGCCTGCCATGGTATGGTATAAAGATACGAAAAATGGAATTATTCGTGTAAATCAATCAGCGGCAACTACGGTCGGATTACCAATTGAAGAGATTGAAGGTAAAAATGCCTATGATCTATTCCCGGATTTTGCTGACAAATACTATGCCGATGATCTTGAGGTCATTACTTCAAAGGAGCCAAAACGAGGAATAGTAGAGGTTTTGACACTCCTAAATGGCGAACATCTGTGGGTTCAGTCAGATAAAATCCCGCTCTTTGATACTCAGGGGGATGTGATAAGTCTCCTCATCTTTGTAGTCGACATCACCAATCTGAAAAATACACAAGATGCATTAAAAATTGCGAACAATAAACTACATCTCCTGTCAGATATCACCAGGCATGATATTTTAAACCAAATACAAGCTTTACTCTTCTACATCGAAGGCCTGAGAAGTACTACTGAAGATCCACAAGCTCAAACAAATATATCTAAAATACTTGCCTCGGTTGAAAATATCGAACGGCAGATAAAATTCACCCGTGATTATCAGGATATTGGTATTCGTGAACCGATGTGGCAGGACATTCAGATGACGATAATGAAGGCAGTCCGCCCATTGAAACTGGATCCAATAACGGTTATTATTGAGATGTCAGAGATGCTTGTGTACGCCGATCCTCTCCTTGAAAAGGTATTTTACAACCTGGCAGAGAATGCCAGAAGATATGGAGAGAAGATTACCAAAATTTCCTTTACTGATACCTTCATCAATGATTCGTATGTTATCGTATGTGAAGATGATGGAGTAGGTATTCCGACAGAGTATAAAAAGGCGATTTTTAAAAGAGAATATTTTAGAAATACCGGGTTTGGTCTGAACCTATCACAGGAAATATTAGGAATTACTGAACTTACAATATCAGAGACCGGACAACCAGGTTTGGGAGCCAGGTTTGAGATTCTGGTTCCAAAGGGGAAGTTCAGGAAGAAGTAA